The following proteins are co-located in the Triticum aestivum cultivar Chinese Spring chromosome 1A, IWGSC CS RefSeq v2.1, whole genome shotgun sequence genome:
- the LOC123078008 gene encoding UDP-D-apiose/UDP-D-xylose synthase-like, translating into MENDFIPDVDCPSVGFPLVLTCFSNNLFRREPLKLADDGGEFQSTVLYIDAFLLIIGNPAQTDAHIFTLGSPNNDFTVRQLAELMTEAHGHVPGEQPLIAVSSKRLYGEGYNDRIAGVTLIIQQLVGHISTVGGPSTFTAREFTEMMTYVHGRVSGEPPLEEPLIEASVEQFLGKYDDDKRIPGVTPNNNKQLGEPLLEDPLIEASTEQSLGEGYDDSDKRIPDVTLINKQLGWNPNDASPKELLATTLTT; encoded by the exons ATGGAGAATGACTTCATTCCTGATGTTGATTGTCCCAGCGTGGGTTTTCCGCTGGTTTTGACTTGCTTCAGCAAC AATCTCTTTCGCAGAGAGCCCCTGAAGCTTGCTGATGATGGCGGCGAGTTCCAAAGCACTGTCCTGTACATAGACGCTTTTCTTTTGATCATT GGGAACCCTGCTCAAACGGATGCTCATATCTTCACTCTTGGGAGTCCCAACAATGATTTTACTGTTAGGCAACTTGCTGAATTGATGACAGAG GCACATGGCCATGTCCCAGGAGAGCAACCTTTGATTGCTGTGAGCTCCAAACGACTCTATGGTGAAGGATACAACGACAGGATTGCTGGTGTTACTCTAATCATACAGCAGCTAGTAGGTCACATCTCCACTGTTGGGGGTCCCAGCACATTCACTGCTAGGGAATTTACTGAAATGATGACATAT GTACATGGTAGAGTCTCAGGAGAACCACCGCTGGAGGAACCTTTGATTGAGGCAAGCGTGGAGCAGTTCTTGGGCAAATATGACGACGACAAGAGGATCCCTGGTGTGACCCCAAACAACAACAAGCAGCTAG GAGAGCCACTGCTGGAGGATCCTTTGATTGAGGCGAGCACAGAACAGTCTTTGGGCGAAGGATACGATGACAGCGACAAGAGGATTCCTGATGTGACGCTGATCAACAAGCAGCTAG GGTGGAACCCAAACGATGCCTCTCCCAAGGAACTGCTGGCGACGACACTGACGACCTAG
- the LOC123078137 gene encoding uncharacterized protein gives MATEHELPPWTGAPKFEYQLFKNATKMARSYHTLGVNVRRLLRQKSDEGGAQYVRDLKISESLGFQHEIPELPIKPSYFMIAMLPPPDVEDGTLLDREFELLLAADSMYHLSFSAKSVWYVFKDAILPGVREGCEAKYNIERFPFKGSYQEVGMVIGFLGQLETYEVLVDHKRASHRQLVQVMRRNLVTFSEAMRFAFLFKLNLTTFQLRNLCGVLDGPVKKNELYQNLPYHFNDWSNYSEKCREGREKFDAEWQRSDPEFSKYILSGIPTFDALLNFVSLLSNKNHKKSREEESENHMKQSFGNLEDHREGGGDEDPPSDGNKERQKKKDTSSAWFFEAPVMPFHWIDRASNIVKVSYTSLVVGTIPLLGHI, from the exons ATGGCTACAGAACATGAGCTACCTCCGTGGACG GGTGCCCCAAAATTTGAGTACCAGCTTTTTAAAAATGCAACTAAAATGGCAAGGTCCTATCATACGTTAGGAGTCAATGTGAGGAGGCTTTTGAGGCAGAAATCTGATGAAGGAGGTGCACAGTATGTGCGGGATTTAAAAATTTCTGAGTCCCTTGGTTTTCAGCATGAAATTCCCGAGTTGCCAATAAAACCCAGCTATTTCATGATTGCAATGCTTCCACCTCCGGATGTAGAAGATGGCACACTTTTGGATAGGGAGTTTGAGTTACTATTAGCTGCTGACTCGATGTATCACCTCAGTTTCTCAGCAAAAAGTGTTTGGTATGTTTTTAAAGATGCTATTCTCCCTGGAGTTAGAGAAGGATGTGAAGCTAAATACAACATCGAAAGATTTCCCTTCAAAGGAAGCTATCAAGAGGTTGGGATGGTTATTGGTTTCCTTGGACAATTAGAGACCTATGAAGTGCTAGTAGATCATAAACGAGCATCTCATAGGCAACTAGTCCAAGTCATGCGCCGCAATTTGGTGACTTTTTCTGAGGCAATGAGATTTGCATTTCTGTTCAAGCTAAATCTCACAACATTTCAACTTCGAAATCTGTGTGGTGTATTGGATGGTCCTGTCAAAAAGAATGAGTTATACCAGAATCTTCCTTATCATTTCAATGATTGGAGCAATTACTCCGAGAAGTGCAGAGAAGGAAGAGAAAAGTTTGATGCAGAATGGCAACGATCTGATCCAGAGTTTAGCAAATACATATTATCAGGAATTCCCACATTTGATGCTCTGTTAAATTTTGTGAGTCTGTTGTCAAATAAAAACCACAAGAAAAGTAGGGAAGAGGAGTCTGAAAATCACATGAAACAATCTTTTGGAAATCTAGAAGATCACCGGGAGGGTGGTGGGGATGAGGATCCTCCAAGTGATGGTAATAAAGAGAGACAGAAGAAGAAAGACACATCTTCCGCCTGGTTCTTTGAGGCCCCTGTGATGCCATTCCATTGGATTGATAGAGCATCAAACATAGTAAAGGTCAGTTACACTTCTTTGGTTGTTGGCACTATACCTCTCCTTGGTCACATCTAG